In Micromonospora sp. LH3U1, one genomic interval encodes:
- a CDS encoding NAD(P)/FAD-dependent oxidoreductase yields MSTSQGTHGVLILGAGYAGMAAATQLAARTRRADVQVTVVNAQERFTERLRLHMTATGQPLAELNIPELLAETGAQFVRGWVTAVDAHAKTVRIDDSRVLRYDTLVYALGSVTDTAAVPGVEEHAYALDSPSGATTLADRLARLGTGTVVVVGSGLTGVEAAAEIAERHPEVAVTLVGQQDPGASMNPKARAYLRAALTRLRVQVITGVAVTGVRPDGVELAGAETLAADVVLWTGGTRVAPLAAAAGLTVDERGRVVTDPALRSVSHPEVYAIGDAAAVRQGYGVLHGTCQSGMPTGVHAAVSIARVLRGRQPRPFRFGYYHTPVSLGRHDAVVQFTHPDDSPRRGCLTGRMAVWYKETVSASPWPTYRRMSRLPSTGAVWPRGGRFTRLRDAR; encoded by the coding sequence ATGAGCACATCGCAGGGCACGCACGGCGTGCTGATCCTGGGCGCGGGCTACGCGGGCATGGCCGCGGCGACCCAGCTCGCGGCCCGGACCAGGCGGGCCGACGTGCAGGTGACAGTGGTCAACGCGCAGGAGCGATTCACCGAGCGCCTCCGGCTGCACATGACGGCGACCGGGCAGCCGCTCGCCGAGCTGAACATCCCTGAGCTGCTGGCGGAGACGGGTGCGCAGTTCGTGCGCGGCTGGGTGACGGCGGTGGACGCCCACGCGAAGACCGTCCGCATCGACGACAGCCGCGTGCTGCGCTACGACACCCTGGTCTACGCGTTGGGCAGCGTGACGGACACGGCGGCGGTCCCGGGCGTCGAGGAGCACGCGTACGCCCTGGACAGTCCGAGCGGCGCGACCACGCTGGCGGACCGGCTGGCCCGGCTCGGCACCGGCACGGTCGTCGTCGTCGGCAGCGGGTTGACCGGGGTCGAGGCGGCCGCGGAGATCGCGGAACGGCACCCGGAGGTCGCTGTCACGCTGGTGGGCCAGCAGGATCCGGGGGCGAGCATGAACCCGAAGGCCCGGGCGTACCTGCGGGCCGCGCTGACCCGCCTCCGCGTCCAGGTGATCACCGGGGTGGCGGTCACCGGGGTCCGACCCGACGGGGTCGAGCTGGCCGGCGCGGAGACCTTGGCGGCCGACGTCGTCCTCTGGACGGGAGGTACCCGGGTGGCGCCGCTGGCGGCCGCCGCCGGGTTGACCGTCGACGAACGCGGGCGCGTCGTCACCGACCCCGCGTTGCGGTCGGTGTCGCATCCCGAGGTGTACGCGATCGGCGACGCGGCCGCGGTCCGGCAGGGTTACGGGGTGCTGCACGGCACCTGCCAGAGTGGCATGCCGACCGGCGTGCACGCGGCGGTGTCGATCGCCCGCGTGCTGCGGGGCAGGCAACCCCGGCCGTTCCGGTTCGGTTATTACCACACGCCGGTCAGCCTCGGCCGACACGACGCGGTCGTGCAGTTCACCCACCCCGACGACAGCCCTCGCCGCGGGTGTCTGACCGGGCGGATGGCGGTCTGGTACAAGGAGACCGTGAGCGCCTCACCCTGGCCGACCTACCGTCGCATGTCGCGGCTGCCCTCCACCGGTGCGGTCTGGCCGCGCGGCGGCCGCTTCACCCGTCTGCGGGACGCGCGGTGA
- a CDS encoding MFS transporter, whose protein sequence is MSRSAAAGRGPLWRDRTFGRYWVAQSLSAAGDSFAYLAVPLLVLQATGSVAKMGLLTAVAGAASVVAGIFGGVLVDRYDRRTLMIVADLIRMVLYALVPLAWLAGPQVWLLFVVLPICEAAGMVFQVAAVTAVRNLVDSDRITEANGRLQATYAAAAVLGPLLAGVVAARFGPATAIAVNAASFALSTAGLWLIRLRPVQVDEGVTRQRPLAEFLAGARFLWRQPVLRALTVLLSVFIFLTYGFIDVLIYHVTHDLGGSEGTVGTVLGLAALGTVAGALLVAPLRRRRGFGATWIGAQAICGFAVAGVGLAATVPAVTALTAVYLCCLSIGGICSMSLRQEITPDHLLGRVTSAFWSTHYALGPAGAVVLTWAAGRYGAPAVTLAAGAGCLLVAIGGLFTPIRRAGEEPAAGQPGLRPAPAPTGG, encoded by the coding sequence ATGAGCCGATCTGCCGCCGCTGGTCGGGGTCCGCTGTGGCGGGACCGGACCTTCGGCAGGTACTGGGTCGCGCAGTCACTCTCGGCGGCCGGCGACTCGTTCGCCTACCTGGCGGTGCCGCTGCTGGTGCTCCAGGCGACCGGGTCGGTGGCGAAGATGGGCCTGCTCACCGCCGTCGCGGGTGCGGCGTCCGTCGTCGCCGGGATCTTCGGCGGGGTGCTGGTCGACCGGTACGACCGTCGCACCCTGATGATCGTGGCGGATCTGATCCGGATGGTGCTCTACGCCCTGGTGCCACTGGCATGGCTCGCCGGCCCGCAGGTCTGGCTGCTCTTCGTCGTGCTGCCGATCTGCGAGGCGGCCGGCATGGTGTTCCAGGTCGCCGCGGTGACCGCGGTCCGTAACCTCGTCGACTCCGACCGGATCACCGAGGCCAACGGCCGGTTGCAGGCGACGTACGCGGCGGCGGCCGTCCTCGGGCCGCTGCTCGCCGGTGTGGTGGCGGCCCGTTTCGGCCCGGCGACCGCCATCGCCGTCAACGCGGCGAGCTTCGCGCTCTCGACGGCCGGCCTGTGGCTGATCCGACTGCGCCCCGTCCAGGTGGACGAGGGGGTGACCCGGCAGCGCCCGCTGGCCGAGTTCCTGGCCGGGGCGCGGTTCCTGTGGCGGCAGCCCGTGCTGCGCGCGCTGACCGTCCTGTTGTCGGTCTTCATCTTCCTCACCTACGGCTTCATCGACGTACTGATCTACCACGTCACACACGACCTCGGCGGCTCCGAGGGCACCGTCGGCACGGTGCTCGGCCTGGCCGCGCTGGGCACTGTCGCCGGCGCGCTGCTGGTGGCCCCGTTACGCCGTCGGCGCGGCTTCGGCGCGACCTGGATCGGCGCGCAGGCGATCTGTGGTTTCGCGGTGGCGGGCGTCGGCCTCGCGGCGACCGTGCCGGCGGTCACCGCGCTGACCGCGGTGTACCTGTGCTGCCTGAGCATCGGTGGGATCTGTTCGATGTCCCTGCGGCAGGAGATCACCCCCGATCACCTGCTGGGCCGGGTCACGTCGGCGTTCTGGAGCACGCACTACGCCCTCGGTCCGGCCGGCGCTGTCGTGCTGACCTGGGCCGCCGGCCGCTACGGTGCTCCGGCGGTGACGCTCGCGGCGGGCGCGGGATGCCTGTTGGTCGCGATCGGCGGCCTCTTCACCCCGATCCGCCGCGCCGGCGAGGAGCCGGCCGCCGGGCAGCCCGGACTGCGCCCGGCCCCGGCCCCAACCGGCGGCTGA